A single window of Camelus ferus isolate YT-003-E chromosome 7, BCGSAC_Cfer_1.0, whole genome shotgun sequence DNA harbors:
- the TMEM168 gene encoding transmembrane protein 168, whose protein sequence is MCKSLRYCFSHCLYLAMTRLEEVNKEVNMHSSVRYLGYLARINLLVAICLGLYVRWEKTANSLILVIFILGLFVLGIASILYYYFSMEAASLSLSNLWFGFLLGLLCFLDNSSFKSDVKEESTEYLLLTSIVLRILCSLVERISGYVRHRPTLLTTVEFLELVGFAIASTTMLVEKSLSVILLVVALAMLIIDLRMKSFLAIPNLVIFAVLLFLSSLETPKNPVAFACFFICLITDPFLDIYFSGLSVTERWKPFLYRGRICRRLSVVFTGMIELTFFILSAFKLRDTHLWYFVIPGFSIFGIFWMICHIIFLLTLWGFHTKLNDCHKVYFTHRMDNNSLDKIMASKGMRHFCLISEQLVFFSLLATAILGAVSWQPTNGIFLSMLLIVLPLESMAHGLFHELGNCLGGTSVGYAIVIPTNFCSPDGQPTLLPPEHVQELNLRSTGMLNAIQRFFAYHMIEIYGCDYSTSGLSFDTLHSKLKAFLELRTVDGPRHDTYVLYYSGHTHGTGEWALAGGDILRLDTLLEWWREKNGSFCSRLIIVLDSENSTPWVKEVRKINDQYIAVQGAEMTKTIDIEEADPPQLGDFTKDWVEYNCNSSNNICWTEKGRTVKAVYGVSKRWSDYTLHLPTGSDVAKHWMLHFPRITYPLVHLANWLCGLNLFWICKTCFRCLKRLKMSWFLPTVLDTGQGFKLVKS, encoded by the exons ATGTGTAAATCACTGCGTTATTGCTTTAGTCACTGTCTCTATTTAGCAATGACAAGACTGGAAGAAGTAAACAAAGAAGTGAACATGCATTCTTCAGTGCGTTATCTTGGCTACTTAGCCAGAATCAATTTACTGGTTGCTATATGCTTAGGTCTTTATGTAAGATGGGAAAAAACAGCAAATTCCTTAATCTTGGTAATTTTTATTCTTGGTCTTTTTGTTCTTGGAATTGCCAGCATactctattattatttttcaatggaagCAGCAAGTTTAAGTCTCTCCAATCTTTGGTTTGGGTTCTTGCTTGGCCTCCTATGTTTTCTTGATAATTCATCCTTTAAAAGTGATGTGAAAGAAGAATCAACAGAGTATTTGCTTCTAACTTCCATAGTGTTAAGGATATTATGCTCTTTGGTGGAGAGGATTTCTGGTTATGTCCGTCATCGACCCACCTTACTAACCACAGTTGAATTTCTGGAACTTGTCGGATTTGCCATTGCCAGCACAACTATGTTGGTGGAAAAGTCTCTGAGTGTCATTTTACTTGTTGTAGCTTTGGCCATGCTGATTATTGACCTGAGAATGAAGTCTTTTCTAGCTATTCCAAACTTAGTAATTTTTGCTGTCTTGTTGTTTTTGTCCTCATTGGAAACTCCCAAAAATCCAGTtgcttttgcctgtttttttatTTGCCTGATAACTGATCCTTTCCTTGACATTTATTTTAGTGGACTTTCAGTGACTGAAAGGTGGAAACCATTTTTGTACCGTGGAAGAATTTGCAGAAGACTTTCAGTTGTTTTCACTGGAATGATTGAgcttacattttttattctttcagcatTTAAACTTAGAGACACTCATCTCTGGTATTTTGTAATACCGGGCTTTTccatttttggaattttctggatgATTtgccatattatttttcttttaactctttggGGATTCCATACCAAATTAAATGACTGccataaagtttattttaccCACAGGATGGATAACAATAGCCTTGATAAAATCATGGCATCCAAAGGGATGCGTCATTTTTGCTTAATTTCAGAGCAGTtagtttttttcagtcttcttgcAACAGCAATTTTGGGAGCAGTTTCCTGGCAG CCAACAAACGGAATCTTCTTGAGCATGCTTCTGATTGTTTTGCCGTTGGAATCCATGGCTCATGGGCTCTTTCATGAACTGGGTAACTGTTTAGGAGGAACATCTGTTGGCTATGCTATTGTGATTCCCACCAACTTCTGCAG TCCTGACGGTCAACCAACACTTCTTCCACCAGAACATGTACAGGAGTTAAATTTGAGGTCTACTGGCATGCTTAATGCTATCCAAAGATTTTTTGCGTATCACATGATTGAGATCTATGGATGTGACTATTCCACAAGTGGACTGTCTTTTGATACTCTACATTCCAAACTGAAAGCTTTCCTGGAACTTCGGACTGTGGATGGACCCAGACACGATACATATGTTTTGTATTACAGTGGGCACACCCACGGTACAGGAGAATGGGCCCTTGCAG GTGGAGACATACTACGCCTTGACACACTTTTAGAATGGTGGCGAGAAAAGAATGGTTCCTTTTGTTCCCGGCTCATTATCGTACTAGACAGTGAGAATTCAACCCCTTGGgtaaaagaagtgagaaaaatcaatgacCAGTATATTGCCGTGCAAGGAGCAGAGATGACAAAGACGATAGATATTGAAGAAGCTGACCCACCACAGCTGGGTGACTTTACAAAAGACTGGGTAGAATATAACTGCAACTCCAGTAATAACATCTGCTGGACGGAAAAGGGACGCACAGTGAAAGCAGTGTATGGCGTGTCAAAACGGTGGAGTGACTACACTCTGCATTTGCCAACGGGAAGCGATGTGGCCAAGCACTGGATGTTACACTTTCCTCGCATTACATATCCACTGGTGCATTTGGCAAATTGGTTGTGTGGTCTGAACCTTTTTTGGATCTGCAAAACTTGTTTTAGGTgcttgaaaagattaaaaatgagttGGTTTCTTCCTACTGTGCTGGACACAGGACAAGGCTTCAAACTTGTCAAATCTTAA